One Gambusia affinis linkage group LG15, SWU_Gaff_1.0, whole genome shotgun sequence genomic window carries:
- the gdpd5a gene encoding glycerophosphodiester phosphodiesterase domain-containing protein 5 — protein MVKHQPLQVYEKQVLLSLVTGIYGCRWKRYQRSQDESSKWECAWFTILSSSFLLLLFWTYFWLVAQNDFNDFNWSVYNHSGEWRDETIPIITSTTVGFIYITFLLILALFHISLGQQLNLYWVHKIGVLATLLTTVSGFVSVDDVWGDEWEIILVSLQFTAPFLHIGGLVTITAVSWLVAGYVVRKERSNFQVMVLAIYILVLLALCLAPLTFTCPCIMDRHVLKPPPLIIGRRGAPMLAPENTMMSFTRALQHGASSLEADVTISVDGVPFLMRDHTLRRTTDVSKVFPSREHEDASFFNWTEIHSLNAGHWFLESDPYWMAKTLSPKDRSRIGNLTICSLVEMLRLAARANSSVLLNIRKPAPEHPRFRSWFMDTLWTLQKAGISQRKVTWAPDTDRGRVRGLLQTTNEKLSVEEIRHRGITSLTIHYRKISYQDIQVYLANNVSLTVYPVNEPWLYSILWCSGVPSVSSDAPQVLQKVPYPVWLMSHSAYNFIWMSSDLVSVAVIMGIFFFQNYHMIRWRISGMQNYNPEQIMLSAVVRRPSRDINIMKEKLIFSELNNGLGSTEELSLYPENGHAGYSHGGLSC, from the exons ATGGTGAAACACCAACCCTTACAGGTCTACGAGAAGCAGGTTCTTCTGTCTTTGGTCACCGGGATCTACGGCTGCCGCTGGAAACGCTACCAGCGTTCCCAAGACGAGAGCTCCAAG tgggAGTGTGCATGGTTCACCATCTTGAGTAGTTCCTTTCTGCTCCTTCTCTTTTGGACCTATTTTTGGTTGGTGGCTCAGAATGACTTCAATGACTTCAACTG GTCGGTGTACAATCATTCTGGGGAGTGGAGGGATGAGACCATTCCCATCATCACCTCCACCACTGTGGGATTCATCTATATCACATTCCTCCTG attttggcACTTTTCCATATATCCTTGGGTCAACAGCTCAATCTCTACTGGGTTCACAAG ATTGGAGTCCTGGCTACTCTACTCACCACTGTCTCTGGTTTTGTCTCTGTCGATGATGTCTGGGGAGATGAGTGGGAAATTATTCTTGTTTCACTTCAG TTCACTGCTCCTTTCCTGCACATCGGAGGCCTGGTCACCATCACAGCAGTGAGCTGGTTGGTAGCTGGCTATGTGGTTCGCAAAGAGAGATCCA ATTTCCAGGTGATGGTGTTGGCGATCTACATTCTAGTCCTCCTGGCCCTTTGCCTTGCACCTCTTACCTTCACCTGCCCCTGCATTATGGACCGCCATGTCCTCAAACCACCACCACTCATTATTGGTCGACGGGGAGCTCCTATG CTGGCCCCTGAAAACACCATGATGTCCTTTACCAGAGCCCTGCAGCACGGAGCCAGCTCTCTGGAAGCAGACGTCACCATCAG TGTGGATGGAGTTCCTTTCCTCATGAGGGACCACACCTTAAGACGGACCACAGACGTCAGTAAGGTCTTCCCCTCCAGAGAGCATGAGGACGCCTCCTTCTTTAACTGGACAGAGATTCACTCTTTAAATGCAGGCCACTGGTTTTTGGAG AGTGACCCCTACTGGATGGCAAAAACCCTGAGCCCGAAGGACCGCAGCCGGATAGGAAACCTGACGATTTGCAGCCTGGTAGAGATGCTCCGTCTGGCAGCGAGGGCCAACAGCTCCGTGCTGCTCAACATCCGCAAGCCTGCGCCGGAGCACCCGCGTTTCCGCAGCTGGTTCATGGACACGTTGTGGACGCTGCAGAAAGCAGGGATTTCCCAGAGAAAG GTGACATGGGCCCCTGACACGGACAGAGGGAGGGTGCGAGGTCTTCTGCAGACAACAAATGAGAAACTGTCAGTGGAGGAGATAAGGCACCGAGGAATTACAAGTCTGACCATCCACTACAGAAAGATCAGCTACCAAGACATTCA GGTTTATCTGGCTAACAATGTGAGCCTGACTGTCTACCCTGTGAATGAGCCGTGGCTCTACTCCATCCTGTGGTGCAGCGGGGTGCCTTCCGTGTCTTCTGACGCCCCTCAAGTTCTTCAAAAAGTGCCTTACCCCGTCTGGCTCATG AGTCACAGTGCTTACAACTTCATCTGGATGTCTTCAGACCTTGTCTCTGTCGCTGTCATCatggggattttctttttccagaa CTATCATATGATCAG GTGGAGGATAAGCGGCATGCAGAACTATAACCCAGAGCA